A genomic stretch from Aedes albopictus strain Foshan chromosome 2, AalbF5, whole genome shotgun sequence includes:
- the LOC134287083 gene encoding kelch repeat and BTB domain-containing protein 4-like: MMNEGFESYVKDLFNDPTHSDISIVVDHDKEIPDGTVAIPAHRLVLATMSDYFRTMLYGNFIEAKKSEIRLHGVPYSTFQQCLRFMYFGWDSTLSQMSLEEGMEFYSLASMLLMEPKFKTEYSKWLTKNVIKWEKQLWTIVSMAVESDLPDVVNRCVGYFSDVANELLASEDFRTVPLSVIRKVISCTKMNCSKVLLTKAIKCWIASNGVAPDTKEELLALVRSKKAPFFKGNKVRHHNYTLEKMELDSTHPPQDSYSSILRFQKCVKLVGVLLILEVPRSEQVDFMLKGNMDLKVDVKPAGFDPDYSDTDYNSDGDSDYPSLTRIASVAYDFSRRNLDEVTIFFPEIQICAYKDYSFTFSWIGDGEHLKIHNFGRSTPKGLVVLGESCVAGVYRTLASDYGKKLCESCHPYNDRYRSDDSLDSWGWGWGRSRKYDDSSTSDYS, translated from the coding sequence ATGATGAACGAAGGATTCGAAAGCTATGTGAAAGATTTGTTCAACGACCCGACCCACAGCGATATCAGCATCGTCGTCGATCATGATAAGGAAATCCCAGACGGAACAGTTGCCATACCCGCTCATCGGCTTGTGCTGGCCACAATGTCTGACTATTTCCGAACGATGCTGTACGGAAACTTCATCGAAGCTAAAAAGTCGGAGATCCGGCTGCACGGAGTGCCCTATTCCACTTTTCAGCAGTGTTTGCGGTTCATGTATTTCGGATGGGATTCTACATTGAGCCAGATGTCCTTGGAAGAAGGAATGGAATTCTATTCACTGGCAAGTATGCTTCTAATGGAACCGAAGTTCAAAACAGAGTACTCCAAATGGCTTACTAAAAATGTCATTAAATGGGAAAAGCAACTGTGGACAATCGTGTCGATGGCTGTCGAAAGCGATCTACCGGACGTCGTAAACCGATGTGTGGGATACTTTTCCGATGTTGCTAACGAGTTACTTGCCTCCGAGGATTTTCGCACAGTCCCATTGTCCGTTATAAGAAAGGTAATCTCATGCACGAAAATGAACTGCAGCAAAGTGTTACTGACGAAAGCGATTAAATGCTGGATTGCCTCTAATGGCGTCGCTCCTGACACTAAAGAGGAACTGCTAGCATTAGTTCGATCCAAAAAAGCTCCATTCTTCAAAGGAAACAAAGTTAGGCATCATAATTACACACTAGAGAAAATGGAACTGGATTCAACACACCCTCCACAAGACAGTTATTCTTCAATACTTCGCTTCCAGAAATGCGTAAAGTTGGTTGGCGTGTTACTCATCTTAGAGGTACCACGCTCTGAACAAGTTGATTTCATGTTGAAGGGAAACATGGACTTGAAAGTGGACGTCAAACCCGCGGGCTTTGATCCTGATTACTCTGACACAGATTATAACAGTGATGGTGACAGTGATTACCCATCTTTGACAAGGATTGCCAGCGTGGCCTACGATTTTAGCCGTCGCAACCTGGACGAGGTGACCATTTTCTTCCCGGAAATTCAAATCTGTGCCTACAAGGACTATTCGTTCACATTCAGCTGGATCGGTGATGGAGAACATTTGAAAATCCACAACTTTGGAAGGAGTACACCAAAAGGTTTGGTTGTCCTAGGTGAATCATGTGTGGCAGGTGTCTATCGAACTCTTGCTTCGGACTATGGCAAGAAACTGTGCGAAAGCTGCCATCCGTACAACGACAGATACCGATCGGACGAC
- the LOC134286469 gene encoding uncharacterized protein LOC134286469 produces MEKIGIAKLTNDNYDSWKLEVEFLLVREGLWKYVSPGVKPQLDATGSNAAAVAAWDEGDQRARATIGLLLTRSQHGHIRNTNSAKEVWDNLEKQHQKKTLTTKVQLLKRICDMEYHDGDNIEEHLMEFEDLFEKLANAGTKLDENLQVVLVFRSLPSSFDALTTTLEN; encoded by the coding sequence ATGGAGAAAATCGGTATCGCGAAGTTGACGAACGATAATTACGATTCGTGGAAGTTAGAAGTCGAGTTTTTGTTAGTGAGAGAAGGACTTTGGAAGTACGTCTCGCCGGGAGTGAAGCCGCAACTGGATGCTACCGGTTCGAATGCGGCGGCGGTGGCTGCCTGGGACGAGGGTGACCAACGAGCGCGCGCGACGATCGGTTTGCTGCTGACAAGAAGTCAACACGGACACATCCGGAATACGAATTCCGCGAAGGAAGTGTGGGACAATTTGGAAAAGCAGCACCAGAAGAAGACGCTAACGACCAAAGTGCAACTGCTCAAACGAATTTGCGACATGGAGTACCACGACGGCGACAACATCGAAGAACACTTGATGGAGTTCGAGGATTTGTTCGAGAAGCTGGCTAATGCCGGTACAAAGCTGGACGAAAATCTCCAAGTGGTTCTAGTGTTTCGAAGTTTGCCAAGTTCGTTCGATGCACTGACGACGACGCTAGAAAACTGA